The genomic region CGCGGTGAGCCAGGCGGCCACGGCCAGCCCGGCGAGCCGAAGATCCGGCGGCGGAGTCCGAGGTGGGGCTACGGCCGGGCGGCCCGACGGCGTCGGGTGACCGCCGCTCACACCGTCACCAGATCCTTGAGCTGCTCGTAACGCGCGTCACCGATCCCGTCGACCTGGCGCAGGTCACCGACACCCTTGAACCCGCCGTGCTGATCGCGGTAGGCGAGGATCCGCTGGGCGAGCACCGGCCCCACCCCGGGCAGCGCGTCGAGCTGCGCCAGCGTCGCGGTGTTGAGGTTCAGCGCGCCGCCGACCGCCGGCGATCCGGCGGCCGCCGGATCGGCCCCACCCCCCGGCGCGGATGGTGGCGTCACTCCGACCACGATCAACTCGCCGTCGGTGACCTTGCGGGCGGGGTTGAGCAGCGCCACGTCGACCCCGGGCAGCGGACCGCCGGCCGCCTGCACGGCGTCGCCGAGCCGCGCTCCGGCCGGCAGGCGCACCAACCCGGGCCTGCGGACCTTGCCCGCGACCGCCACCACCAGCTCGCCGGCCGCCGACGCGCTCCCCTGCTCCGCCGCAACGGCCGGGGCCGCCTCGCCTGTCGACGGGGCGACCGGTTCCGCGTGCGGCCGCGACCGCCAGGCCCAACCCGCTGCGGCCAGCACCACCACGAGGGCGACGACCGCCAGCGCCCGCACGCCGCGCCGCCCCGGATCGAACGCCCCGGGGCCGGGCAGCCGTGCCGCACCGCCGTCGGCATCGGGGGGCACGTCCGCCGCCAGGTTGATCGACGGCGCACCGGCCCGGGGTGACGGCGCACCGGCCCGGGGTGGCGGCGCACCGAACGGGGGCACCCCCGCGAGCGGCACGCCGCCACCCGTCGGGGCCGTCAACCGGCGCAGACGCTGGCGTACCTCTGTCTCCTCGTCCTGCGACACACCGCGACGCTAGGACGATGGGCGGTACGCCGGGGCGCTGCGGCCTCGACCTGTGGACAGCCGGCGCCACTGTGGACAACGCCCTGATCATGTCCTGATCTGCTACCGGCCCGCTCGGGCAACGACAGTCGCGGCGCACCGGGGTCGGGCACGGGAGGTAGCGCGGGCGCATGGACAGCCATTAATGTTAGAGGTGTGACGTGTGACGTCACGGTGCACCAGCGCCCAGCGGATCGATCCCGTGCCGCGCCCACCCACCGGAAACGGGCACGCGGCACGTCCCGCACCGCGGACCCGTGCCGTCCCACCGAGGCGCGCCCGCACGACGGACACCCCCTCCGTCGACGTCCGTCGGCTCCCTGGCCGCCATCCATCCCCACCACCCACCACCCACCACCCACCACCAAGTGAAGAGGAATCCATGGACGTGAAGACAAGGTTGAGCCGTCTGCTGGCCGCCGCGGGGACCCTGCTGGTCCTCGCCGCCGGCGCCGGCGCCTACGTGGTCTCGGAGTCGCCAGGCGTCGCCCGGGCCGCCGGCACCGGCCCGTGTGACATCTACGCCTCCGGCGGCACGCCGTGCGTGGCCGCGCACAGCACCACCCGAGCCCTGTACGGCGCGTACAACGGCCCGCTCTACCAGGTCCGCCGCTCGTCGGACAACACCACCCGCGACGTCGGCGTGCTCGCTGCCGGCGGCGTCGCCAACGCCGCCACGCAGGACACGTTCTGCGCCAACACGAACTGCGTGATCACGATCATCTACGACCAGTCCGGCCGCAACAACCGTCTCACCCAGGCGCCTCCGGGCGGCTTCAGCGGCCCCGCCGCAGGCGGGTACGACAACCTCGCCGACGCGAAGGCGGCACCTGTCACCATCGGCGGCCAGAAGGCGTACGGCGTCTACATCGCCCCCGGCACCGGCTACCGCAACAACAACACCAACGGCGTCGCGACCGGCGACCAGCCCGAGGGCATCTACGCCGTCGTCGACGGCACGCACTACAACCAGTGGTGCTGCTTCGACTACGGCAACGCGCAGACAAACGTCCAGGCGGACGAACGCGCCATCATGGAGACCGTCTACTTCGGCGCGAACAAGCAGTGGGGCTACGGCGCCGGCGCCGGCCCCTGGATCATGGCCGACCTCGAGTGGGGGCTCTTCTCCGGGGTGAACGCCGGCTACAACAACATCGCGCCCATCAACCACCGCTTCGTGACCGCCATGGTCAAGGGCGAGCCGAACCACTGGGCGATCCGGGGTGGGAACGCGCAGTCGGGCGGCCTGACCACCTACTTCGACGGTCGACGCCCCAACGGCTACAACCCCATGAAGAAGGAGGGGGCGATCCTGCTCGGTATCGGTGGCGACAACAGCATCACCGGCCGGGGCACCTTCTTCGAGGGTGTGTTGACGTCCGGCTACCCGTCGGCCGCCACCGACGACGCCGTCCAGGCCAACATCGCCGCTGCCGCCTACACCCCCGCCGGCGGTGCGAACCCGCAGCAGAACGCCCAGGTCGTGGGCGCCCAGTCCGGCCGCTGCGTGGACGTCCCCAACGGCACGACCACCAACGGCACCCAGGTGCAGCTCTGGGACTGCATCAGCAACAGCGCCGCCCAACGCTGGACCTACACCAGCGGAAAGCAGATCCAGGTGTACGGCAACAAGTGCCTCGACGCCAACGGCCAGGGCACCACAAACGGCACCCAGGTGATCATCTGGGACTGCAACGGTCAGGCCAACCAGCAGTGGAACCTCAACTCCAACGGCTCCATCAGCGGCGTCCAGTCGGGGCTCTGCCTCGACGCCAACGGCGCCGGCACCGCGAACGGCACGAAGATCATCCTCTGGGCCTGCAACGGGCAGCAGAACCAGCAGTGGGCCCTGCGTAGCTGATCAGGCAACCGGCGTGCCGCCTCGGCGTCAGCACCACGACGCGGAGGCGGCACGCCCGCGCCGGATCAGCGGATCAGCGGGCCTCCGGGTCGAGGCCGAGCACCGCTCGTCCGCCGTCGACAGGCAGCGTCACCCCGTTGACGAAGCTCGCCGCCGGCGACAGCAGGTACGCGACAGCCTCCGCCACCTCCTCGGCACGCCCGATCCGGCCCACCGGGTGTAGCCGGGTCAGCTCGGCGTCTATCCATTCGGCCTGCGACGGCTCCTGAGCGGCGAGGAACTCGGCGTGCCGCTCGGTGGCGATCGAGCCGAGCGCGACGGCGTTGGCGCGGATGCCGTGCCGCCCGTACTCGACGGCAAGCGCCCGGGTCAGCCCCTCCACGGCTGCCTTCGCCGTGGCGTACGGCAGGGCGCCCGACACCGGCCGGCGGGCCTGGTGCGACGAGACGTTCACGATGGCCCCGCCCGTGCCGGCGGCCAGGAACCGGCGGACCGCCACCGCCGCGCCCACCACGGCCGGACGCAGGTTCAGCCCGATCAGGTCCAGGACGGTGTCGGCCGATGCCGAGTGCAGCGCCGCGTCCCGGAAGACTGCGGCGTTGTTCACCCAACCGGTGAGACGGGCGGCGCGCTCCGCCACCTCGGCGGCGCGCTCGGCAACCCGCTCGTCGCCGGCGTCGCCGACCACCGACAGCAGGCGGTCGGCGGCCGGGTGCCTGGCCAGCCAGTCCACCGCCTCGGTGTCGCGCTCCACCACGACGACTGTGACGCCTGTCGTCACCAACCGTTGCACCACGGCCCGGCCGACGCCACGGCCGCCACCTGTCACC from Micromonospora lupini harbors:
- a CDS encoding helix-hairpin-helix domain-containing protein; the encoded protein is MSQDEETEVRQRLRRLTAPTGGGVPLAGVPPFGAPPPRAGAPSPRAGAPSINLAADVPPDADGGAARLPGPGAFDPGRRGVRALAVVALVVVLAAAGWAWRSRPHAEPVAPSTGEAAPAVAAEQGSASAAGELVVAVAGKVRRPGLVRLPAGARLGDAVQAAGGPLPGVDVALLNPARKVTDGELIVVGVTPPSAPGGGADPAAAGSPAVGGALNLNTATLAQLDALPGVGPVLAQRILAYRDQHGGFKGVGDLRQVDGIGDARYEQLKDLVTV
- a CDS encoding arabinofuranosidase catalytic domain-containing protein; amino-acid sequence: MDVKTRLSRLLAAAGTLLVLAAGAGAYVVSESPGVARAAGTGPCDIYASGGTPCVAAHSTTRALYGAYNGPLYQVRRSSDNTTRDVGVLAAGGVANAATQDTFCANTNCVITIIYDQSGRNNRLTQAPPGGFSGPAAGGYDNLADAKAAPVTIGGQKAYGVYIAPGTGYRNNNTNGVATGDQPEGIYAVVDGTHYNQWCCFDYGNAQTNVQADERAIMETVYFGANKQWGYGAGAGPWIMADLEWGLFSGVNAGYNNIAPINHRFVTAMVKGEPNHWAIRGGNAQSGGLTTYFDGRRPNGYNPMKKEGAILLGIGGDNSITGRGTFFEGVLTSGYPSAATDDAVQANIAAAAYTPAGGANPQQNAQVVGAQSGRCVDVPNGTTTNGTQVQLWDCISNSAAQRWTYTSGKQIQVYGNKCLDANGQGTTNGTQVIIWDCNGQANQQWNLNSNGSISGVQSGLCLDANGAGTANGTKIILWACNGQQNQQWALRS
- a CDS encoding SDR family NAD(P)-dependent oxidoreductase; this encodes MATACVVTGGGRGVGRAVVQRLVTTGVTVVVVERDTEAVDWLARHPAADRLLSVVGDAGDERVAERAAEVAERAARLTGWVNNAAVFRDAALHSASADTVLDLIGLNLRPAVVGAAVAVRRFLAAGTGGAIVNVSSHQARRPVSGALPYATAKAAVEGLTRALAVEYGRHGIRANAVALGSIATERHAEFLAAQEPSQAEWIDAELTRLHPVGRIGRAEEVAEAVAYLLSPAASFVNGVTLPVDGGRAVLGLDPEAR